In Aridibaculum aurantiacum, the following proteins share a genomic window:
- a CDS encoding T9SS type A sorting domain-containing protein, which yields MYKSARLLTSKLGLLVSFSFLFFTFSCSDTKPHLGEHETKSEAEGLLHQEFYMTKDPALGYIPIERKFEGAQQTLQLLNTSRTNNFVWQERGPNNIAGRVRAVLIDRRDGSGNTIFAGGVSGGLWKCTNFKTNPTWALISDSLPNVAIGCIAQDPSNPNIMYAGTGEGWFNADAMRGNGILKTIDGGNTWFQLPSTRNSVSGNFDYVQDIEVTSTGVVYAATRSITFCNNGGVLRSVDGGNTWTRSIGTMASTCADAANYRGADLEVASNGDLYATTGFQSGSTINLGRIWKSPASLGAAQGTDGNWTEITPAGTWRRIEIAVAPSNPNVIYALLQAGSNNAIGGLRRSDDGGATWFTLPLPTWCDQGQTSTDFTRTQAWFDLIAQVDPNNPQVCYIGGVDILKTVDGGTSWQQITQWANGCSGLPNVHADQHEILFFGNSSTELLAANDGGIYYSSTAGQSWTSRNNNFNITQFYSIDHHPQQTNFLLGGTQDNGTLRFTLPSVNTVAEVFGGDGGFAHIDQTDGVLQVASATGNNYRVSRNSGASFNVVVQGGSSATGRFINPSDYDDENDILVAGHNANTMAVVTGIAGPGNPQVNQVAMPTLNGRQISAVKVDPNGGATGTVWIAGSTASNASAATSPNLIKLTAVQSLAPTVLHGQTFSAAFLPEGSYISCIDVETGNADHVVITISNYGVPSVLESLDGGATWANVEGNLPDVPVRWVLIAPNNAQLNGPSGGTGGLIVGTELGVWTTTQTNGPGTIWLPNNRLFPLTRVDMLKYRRLDNLLSAATHGRGLFTTNIPSIPTSVNTVANTKGFVDYVSANQQHLFIKTGTLTGVRNITINVLDAKGRLVMTERTNYAPKTLDIGKLAPGMYVVKIYGDKKETYTRQIVK from the coding sequence ATGTACAAGTCTGCTAGGCTATTAACTTCTAAGCTGGGATTACTGGTAAGTTTTTCATTTTTGTTTTTTACGTTTTCTTGTTCTGATACAAAACCTCACCTGGGCGAACATGAGACAAAATCGGAGGCTGAAGGATTGCTTCACCAGGAGTTTTACATGACAAAAGATCCTGCACTTGGTTATATACCCATTGAGCGAAAGTTTGAAGGCGCACAGCAAACACTACAATTACTTAACACAAGCCGCACCAACAACTTTGTATGGCAGGAGCGTGGACCAAATAATATAGCTGGCCGTGTAAGAGCGGTACTGATTGATAGGCGTGATGGATCTGGTAATACAATTTTCGCCGGCGGCGTATCGGGTGGTTTGTGGAAGTGTACCAATTTCAAAACCAATCCTACATGGGCATTAATATCTGACAGCTTACCCAATGTAGCCATAGGATGCATAGCACAGGATCCATCCAATCCCAATATCATGTATGCCGGTACTGGCGAAGGTTGGTTTAATGCAGATGCCATGCGCGGTAATGGCATTTTAAAAACTATCGATGGAGGTAATACATGGTTCCAGCTTCCATCTACGCGTAATTCTGTTTCAGGCAATTTCGATTATGTGCAGGATATTGAAGTTACATCTACTGGTGTGGTTTACGCAGCTACCAGGAGTATCACATTTTGCAACAACGGTGGCGTGTTACGTTCTGTGGATGGTGGCAACACCTGGACCAGGTCAATTGGAACAATGGCCTCTACATGTGCAGACGCGGCCAACTATCGTGGTGCTGACCTGGAGGTTGCCAGCAATGGCGACCTATATGCTACCACCGGTTTTCAAAGCGGTTCTACCATCAACCTTGGTCGTATCTGGAAATCGCCGGCTTCGCTCGGTGCAGCACAAGGCACCGATGGTAACTGGACAGAAATAACACCAGCCGGAACATGGCGTAGGATAGAAATAGCAGTTGCGCCCAGCAATCCAAATGTTATCTATGCTCTCCTGCAGGCAGGTTCTAATAATGCAATCGGTGGATTAAGAAGAAGTGATGATGGCGGCGCCACCTGGTTTACGTTGCCTTTGCCTACCTGGTGCGACCAGGGACAAACTTCTACTGATTTTACCCGTACGCAGGCCTGGTTCGACCTGATAGCGCAGGTGGATCCTAACAACCCGCAGGTGTGTTATATAGGCGGAGTAGATATTTTGAAAACTGTGGATGGTGGCACCAGCTGGCAGCAAATAACACAATGGGCGAATGGTTGTTCCGGCCTGCCTAATGTTCATGCCGACCAGCACGAGATATTGTTCTTTGGCAATAGCAGCACCGAATTACTGGCTGCAAATGATGGTGGTATTTATTATTCCAGTACCGCCGGCCAAAGCTGGACATCACGGAACAATAACTTTAATATCACCCAGTTTTATTCTATAGATCATCACCCACAGCAGACCAACTTTTTACTTGGCGGTACACAGGACAATGGAACGCTCAGGTTTACATTGCCTAGTGTGAATACAGTAGCAGAGGTGTTTGGTGGAGATGGAGGATTTGCTCATATTGATCAAACCGATGGAGTTTTGCAGGTAGCATCAGCTACCGGTAATAACTACCGTGTATCGCGCAACAGCGGAGCTAGTTTCAATGTGGTGGTGCAAGGCGGAAGTAGTGCTACAGGTAGATTTATAAATCCTTCTGACTACGATGATGAGAATGATATACTGGTAGCTGGGCACAATGCCAATACTATGGCTGTAGTAACGGGTATCGCAGGTCCGGGTAACCCGCAGGTAAACCAGGTAGCCATGCCTACACTCAATGGGCGGCAGATCTCTGCAGTAAAAGTAGATCCTAATGGTGGCGCTACAGGAACGGTTTGGATTGCCGGAAGTACAGCATCGAATGCCAGTGCAGCTACATCGCCTAACTTGATAAAGCTTACTGCTGTACAAAGTCTTGCACCTACGGTTTTACATGGGCAAACGTTTTCAGCTGCGTTCTTGCCTGAAGGGTCGTATATATCTTGTATTGATGTAGAAACAGGAAATGCTGATCACGTAGTAATTACTATTTCCAATTATGGCGTACCAAGTGTATTGGAAAGTTTGGATGGTGGTGCCACATGGGCAAACGTGGAAGGAAACCTTCCTGATGTACCTGTGCGGTGGGTACTCATTGCTCCAAATAATGCACAGCTAAACGGGCCATCTGGCGGTACCGGCGGACTGATAGTAGGAACAGAACTAGGCGTGTGGACCACCACACAAACCAACGGGCCTGGTACCATTTGGTTGCCTAACAACAGGCTATTCCCGCTTACAAGAGTTGATATGTTGAAGTACCGCAGGCTCGATAACCTTCTTTCGGCAGCAACCCACGGAAGAGGATTGTTTACTACCAACATTCCTTCTATTCCTACTTCGGTAAATACGGTAGCCAATACCAAAGGTTTTGTTGATTATGTTTCTGCAAACCAGCAGCACCTTTTCATTAAAACAGGAACATTGACAGGAGTAAGAAATATCACCATAAATGTACTGGATGCAAAAGGAAGATTGGTGATGACAGAAAGAACGAATTATGCTCCAAAAACACTGGATATAGGTAAACTAGCTCCAGGGATGTATGTGGTAAAGATCTATGGCGACAAGAAAGAAACATATACCCGCCAAATAGTAAAGTAA